The following coding sequences are from one Lysinibacillus sp. FSL W8-0992 window:
- a CDS encoding PH domain-containing protein, which translates to MSNEVYRLHPVSAIISSVKALKSMILPVAIIIISNGFNFSFNFRSEHFFETVLLFGVWGVAAVLALVGGIVKWRTFVYWFEDGELRVKYGLFVKKKRYIPFERIQSLNYNEGIFHRLFGLVKVQVETAGNKGGKPEVELTAIQKIAADVIEQEMRRAKTQFAQHIDVEQSPEQIGEVMVPAIYHMSMRDLLVLATTSGGIGVVLSGLVAVVSQFSDIIPYEEVFHELADFVKVGAFLVALMVMFVLIIAWLVSVVITLVNYYDYTVRIEDEKLMITKGLLEKKRITLPLNRIQAIRIVENPLRQVFGFVTVVVESAGGNGEKGRDKKIALFPLIKKQDCLQTLVQLFPEMNWQPEFTRAPKRARPFFYRIDFLWLVPILGACSYFLYPYGLLSLLLIPLSILLGIWQHRTAGYMIDGKQLAMQYRIFSRITLFMEKKRIQSMESSQTYFQKRKQVMSIKATVMSGMSGMTGNVPSLEQRDAETILSWYEH; encoded by the coding sequence ATGTCTAATGAAGTGTATCGGTTGCACCCAGTATCGGCCATTATTTCTAGTGTCAAAGCGCTAAAAAGTATGATATTACCTGTTGCGATTATTATTATTAGTAACGGTTTTAACTTTTCATTTAACTTCCGCAGCGAACATTTTTTTGAAACAGTTTTATTGTTTGGAGTGTGGGGTGTAGCAGCAGTGCTTGCACTTGTTGGTGGTATCGTTAAATGGCGTACTTTTGTTTATTGGTTTGAGGATGGCGAATTACGGGTGAAGTATGGGTTATTCGTAAAGAAGAAGCGTTATATTCCATTTGAACGCATTCAAAGCTTGAATTACAATGAAGGTATTTTTCATCGGCTATTCGGATTAGTAAAGGTGCAAGTTGAGACTGCGGGGAATAAAGGCGGTAAGCCAGAGGTAGAATTGACAGCTATCCAGAAAATAGCAGCAGACGTAATAGAACAGGAAATGCGTCGTGCAAAAACGCAATTCGCTCAACACATTGACGTTGAACAGTCACCTGAGCAAATAGGTGAAGTAATGGTTCCGGCTATTTACCATATGTCGATGCGGGATTTACTTGTATTAGCAACGACTTCTGGTGGGATAGGAGTAGTATTGTCTGGGCTTGTGGCAGTAGTCTCACAGTTTTCGGATATTATCCCTTATGAAGAGGTTTTTCATGAACTGGCGGATTTTGTGAAAGTTGGGGCATTTTTAGTTGCCTTAATGGTCATGTTCGTACTTATCATTGCATGGTTAGTATCGGTTGTTATAACACTTGTAAATTATTACGATTATACAGTTCGTATTGAAGATGAAAAGCTAATGATTACTAAGGGGTTACTGGAGAAGAAAAGAATTACACTGCCTTTAAACCGTATTCAGGCAATCCGAATTGTTGAAAATCCTTTGCGACAAGTATTTGGCTTTGTCACTGTTGTTGTAGAAAGCGCTGGTGGCAACGGTGAAAAAGGTCGAGATAAGAAAATTGCGTTATTCCCATTAATTAAAAAGCAAGATTGTTTACAAACATTAGTTCAGCTTTTCCCTGAAATGAATTGGCAACCTGAATTTACGAGGGCTCCGAAACGAGCACGTCCATTCTTTTATCGCATAGATTTTTTATGGCTTGTACCGATTTTAGGTGCTTGTAGTTATTTCTTATATCCTTATGGGTTGTTGTCATTATTACTAATTCCATTATCAATATTGCTTGGCATTTGGCAACATAGAACAGCGGGTTATATGATTGACGGAAAGCAACTCGCAATGCAATATCGTATTTTCAGTCGTATCACATTGTTTATGGAGAAAAAACGTATACAATCTATGGAAAGTAGTCAAACGTATTTCCAAAAGCGCAAGCAAGTGATGTCTATAAAAGCCACGGTAATGTCAGGAATGTCTGGTATGACAGGTAATGTACCAAGTCTAGAGCAACGAGATGCAGAAACCATATTATCTTGGTATGAACATTAA
- a CDS encoding PH domain-containing protein — protein sequence MRAEPIHQISRKGLTVWRLYGVLQTLLLLVVAALVCYGTYYFDWPSFIYIIAIAVVLLSAFLLAYLFPKIRWERWRYEVREHEIEVQHGLFVVKRTLIPMVRVQHVDTTQGPILKRYSLGNISISTAATVHTIPALVMDEADGLRARISELARVAEDDV from the coding sequence ATGAGAGCTGAACCAATCCATCAAATTTCCCGAAAAGGGTTAACTGTATGGCGATTATATGGTGTGTTACAAACATTACTATTGTTAGTCGTCGCAGCATTGGTATGTTACGGTACTTATTATTTTGATTGGCCATCATTTATTTATATCATTGCAATTGCTGTTGTTTTATTAAGTGCCTTTTTATTGGCGTATTTATTCCCTAAAATCCGATGGGAGCGTTGGAGATATGAAGTGCGTGAGCATGAAATTGAAGTACAACATGGTTTATTTGTTGTAAAACGCACACTTATACCAATGGTACGTGTACAACATGTTGATACTACACAAGGGCCTATTTTAAAAAGATATAGCTTAGGAAATATTTCAATTTCTACAGCTGCCACAGTACATACAATTCCTGCACTTGTCATGGATGAGGCAGATGGACTTCGTGCACGTATTTCGGAATTAGCAAGGGTGGCAGAAGATGATGTCTAA
- the acpS gene encoding holo-ACP synthase: MIKGIGLDIVETERIVKAMTRTDKFKDRILSEKERALFALHTESRKVEFLAGRFAAKEAFSKALGTGIGKDCALQDIEILRGEAGNPVLYFKGELVNGFVSITHSKQYAAAQVILLL, translated from the coding sequence ATGATTAAAGGAATAGGTCTCGACATTGTAGAAACCGAGCGTATTGTGAAGGCAATGACTCGTACAGATAAATTTAAAGACCGGATTTTATCAGAGAAAGAAAGAGCACTATTTGCTTTGCATACAGAATCTCGCAAAGTAGAGTTTTTGGCAGGACGATTTGCCGCAAAAGAGGCCTTTTCGAAAGCGCTAGGCACAGGTATCGGTAAAGATTGTGCACTGCAAGATATTGAAATATTAAGAGGGGAAGCTGGTAACCCTGTTTTATATTTTAAAGGAGAGCTTGTAAATGGCTTTGTCAGTATCACGCATTCTAAGCAATATGCAGCCGCACAAGTAATATTACTGTTGTAA
- a CDS encoding UDP-N-acetylmuramoyl-tripeptide--D-alanyl-D-alanine ligase produces the protein MKKTLKQLAAWLNEEEPTFGETVVTGISIDTRTINQGDLFVPFRGELANGHKFVLQAFEKGAGASLWQKDEPNPPEGVPLLFVEDPEQALQRMARAYRDEHKATFIGITGSNGKTSTKDILAGTLAPFFKVQKTIGNFNNQLGLPITILQLDEDTEVAVLEMGMSGFGEIEFLTKLARPHMTVITNIGEAHMQDLGSRAGIAKAKFEIIQGMQDNGVLFYDGDEPLLKELVAKEQNLNAKAFGLEPGDLLYAENIEATANGSSFTTHGAIEGEFFISVLGKHQVKNTLIAMLIAQKLGLNDEQIRESLKGVTLTDMRMQQVQGNQGALFINDAYNAAPTSVKAAIQFIATTTIRPEKWLVLGDMLELGANEQSFHEDLSLAIHEGEIDYVCLYGPRMAYLYEVLKDRFDADHLLYEQDDFAPIIAKLQQATEQSIVLLKGSRGMKLETILQAFTS, from the coding sequence GTGAAAAAGACATTAAAGCAATTAGCAGCATGGTTGAATGAAGAGGAGCCGACTTTCGGAGAGACGGTTGTAACTGGTATTTCTATTGATACAAGAACAATCAATCAAGGAGATTTATTTGTACCATTTCGTGGAGAATTGGCAAATGGTCATAAGTTCGTACTACAAGCTTTTGAAAAAGGTGCAGGTGCTTCGCTTTGGCAAAAAGATGAACCGAATCCACCAGAGGGTGTTCCATTATTATTTGTCGAAGATCCAGAGCAAGCCTTACAGCGAATGGCACGGGCTTATCGCGATGAGCATAAGGCGACTTTTATTGGTATTACAGGGTCGAATGGTAAAACTTCAACAAAGGATATTTTAGCAGGTACGCTTGCTCCGTTTTTTAAAGTGCAAAAAACGATTGGCAATTTTAATAACCAACTAGGATTACCGATTACGATTTTACAGCTCGATGAGGATACAGAAGTTGCAGTGCTGGAAATGGGCATGAGTGGCTTTGGTGAGATAGAATTTTTAACAAAATTAGCTCGACCTCATATGACGGTTATTACAAATATTGGTGAGGCGCATATGCAAGATTTAGGCTCTCGTGCAGGCATTGCCAAGGCGAAGTTTGAAATTATTCAAGGTATGCAGGATAACGGTGTACTATTTTATGATGGTGATGAACCATTATTAAAAGAACTCGTTGCAAAAGAGCAAAATTTAAATGCCAAGGCATTTGGTTTAGAACCAGGCGATTTGCTATATGCTGAGAATATTGAAGCAACTGCCAATGGAAGTAGCTTTACAACGCATGGCGCGATTGAAGGTGAATTCTTTATCTCGGTTCTTGGTAAGCATCAGGTGAAAAACACATTGATTGCAATGCTTATCGCACAAAAGCTAGGGTTAAATGATGAACAAATTCGCGAATCATTAAAAGGTGTAACTTTAACTGATATGCGCATGCAACAAGTACAAGGAAATCAAGGTGCATTATTTATTAATGATGCATACAATGCTGCACCTACATCTGTAAAGGCGGCCATTCAGTTTATTGCTACAACAACGATTCGACCAGAAAAGTGGCTTGTCTTAGGCGATATGCTCGAACTGGGAGCTAATGAACAAAGCTTCCATGAAGACTTATCACTAGCTATTCACGAAGGTGAAATTGACTACGTGTGCTTATATGGTCCGCGTATGGCATATTTATATGAAGTTTTAAAAGACCGTTTTGATGCTGATCATTTACTATATGAGCAGGATGATTTTGCACCTATTATTGCAAAGCTTCAACAGGCAACGGAGCAATCCATCGTTTTATTAAAAGGTTCACGAGGCATGAAGCTAGAGACGATTTTACAAGCATTTACTTCATAA
- a CDS encoding DEAD/DEAH box helicase — MTNFSELNISESTLRSVKRMGFEEATPIQEGTIRFAIEGRDVLGQAQTGTGKTAAFGIPLIEKIDPKNPNIQALVIAPTRELAIQVSEELYKIGYDKRVKLLSVYGGQEIGRQIRALKNKPQIIVGTPGRILDHINRRTLKLEDVQTLVLDEADEMLNMGFIDDINSILENVPAERQTLLFSATMPPAIRKIAETFMREPEIVKIKAKELTVDNIEQFFVKAAEREKFDVLSRLLNVHQPELAIIFGRTKRRVDELAQALSIRGYLAEGIHGDLSQAKRISVLRQFKENKIDILVATDVAARGLDISGVTHVYNFDIPQDPESYVHRIGRTGRAGKSGLAVTFVTPREMGYLRIVEETTKKRMTPLRPPTNDEALVGQQRLAIETLEGIISTNNLGDYRTLATEVLENHDAIDVVAAALRSLTKEPDDSPVTITEERPLPMRRERSGGGGGRGGDRNGRNRSGGGRSFSGNRREGSGGGDRRSSGGRREGGRREGGARREGGQGRSRAPRRHED, encoded by the coding sequence TTGACAAATTTTTCAGAATTAAATATTAGCGAATCTACATTACGTTCAGTAAAACGTATGGGATTCGAAGAAGCAACACCAATCCAAGAGGGAACTATTCGTTTTGCCATTGAAGGTCGCGATGTATTAGGTCAAGCGCAAACTGGTACAGGTAAAACTGCCGCTTTTGGTATTCCACTTATCGAGAAAATCGATCCTAAAAACCCTAATATCCAGGCATTAGTAATTGCTCCAACTCGTGAATTAGCGATTCAAGTTTCAGAAGAACTATATAAAATCGGTTACGACAAACGTGTGAAATTATTATCAGTTTACGGTGGTCAAGAAATCGGCCGTCAAATTCGTGCACTGAAAAATAAACCACAAATTATTGTTGGTACACCAGGTCGTATTTTAGATCATATTAATCGTCGTACTTTAAAACTAGAAGATGTTCAAACGCTTGTACTGGACGAAGCAGATGAAATGTTAAACATGGGCTTCATCGATGATATTAATTCAATTTTAGAAAACGTACCTGCTGAGCGTCAAACATTATTATTCTCAGCAACAATGCCACCAGCAATCCGTAAAATTGCTGAAACATTTATGCGTGAACCTGAAATTGTAAAAATTAAAGCAAAAGAATTAACAGTGGATAACATTGAACAATTTTTTGTGAAAGCTGCTGAACGTGAAAAATTCGATGTTTTATCTCGTCTATTGAATGTTCACCAACCAGAATTAGCAATTATCTTTGGACGTACAAAACGTCGCGTAGATGAGTTAGCACAAGCTTTATCAATCCGCGGATACCTTGCAGAAGGAATTCACGGTGATTTAAGCCAAGCAAAACGTATTTCAGTTTTACGCCAATTTAAAGAAAATAAAATTGATATCCTAGTTGCAACAGATGTTGCCGCTCGTGGTCTTGATATTTCAGGCGTTACACATGTATATAACTTTGATATTCCTCAAGATCCTGAGTCTTACGTTCACCGTATCGGTCGTACTGGCCGTGCCGGAAAATCAGGTCTTGCAGTAACGTTTGTAACACCTCGTGAAATGGGTTATTTACGTATCGTTGAAGAAACAACGAAAAAACGTATGACACCACTTCGTCCACCAACAAATGACGAAGCTTTAGTAGGTCAACAGCGTTTAGCTATTGAGACACTTGAAGGTATTATTTCAACTAATAACTTAGGTGATTATCGTACATTAGCTACAGAAGTTCTTGAAAACCATGATGCAATTGATGTAGTAGCTGCTGCATTACGTTCATTAACAAAAGAGCCGGATGATTCGCCTGTTACAATTACAGAAGAACGTCCATTACCAATGCGCCGTGAGCGTTCTGGCGGCGGCGGTGGTCGCGGTGGCGATCGTAACGGTCGTAACAGAAGCGGTGGCGGTCGTAGCTTTAGCGGTAACCGTCGTGAAGGTAGTGGTGGCGGAGATCGTCGCAGCAGTGGAGGCCGTCGTGAAGGTGGTCGCCGTGAAGGTGGAGCTCGCCGTGAAGGTGGACAAGGTCGTTCACGTGCACCACGTCGTCATGAAGACTAA
- a CDS encoding D-alanine--D-alanine ligase translates to MKKRIGLLYGGKSAEHEVSLSTACAVTGALNFEEYEIYPIYITQDGEWRRGERLEKPANSIEELQFGDEAIILENNITAFLIDNNGTAVQFDVIFPLLHGTNGEDGTVQGLLEVLNLPYVGNGVLASSAGMDKVIMKQLFEIAGLPQVPYTYFIRSEWANEQEAILTRCEEKLTWPMFVKPANLGSSVGISKASNRQELIKAIEVALQFDRKIVVEQGIVAREIELAVLGNDFPEVSVPGEIKPMTEFYDYDSKYKDGSTALIIPAELPTEVVTSLKEHAKSAFKILDGSGLVRADFFVTADHDIYINEVNTMPGFTPVSMYPLLWQHTNVSYPELINRLIALALERYEEKQQLHYKKD, encoded by the coding sequence ATGAAAAAAAGAATCGGTTTATTATACGGCGGAAAATCAGCGGAGCATGAAGTGTCATTGTCGACAGCGTGTGCGGTCACTGGAGCTTTGAATTTCGAGGAGTATGAGATATATCCGATTTACATTACACAAGATGGGGAATGGCGACGCGGTGAGCGTCTAGAAAAACCTGCAAATTCGATTGAAGAATTACAATTTGGTGATGAAGCCATTATTTTAGAAAATAATATTACAGCATTTTTAATCGATAATAACGGGACAGCTGTACAATTTGATGTTATTTTCCCTTTACTGCATGGAACAAATGGGGAAGATGGAACTGTACAGGGCCTACTTGAAGTCTTGAATCTTCCGTATGTTGGAAATGGTGTATTGGCGTCATCAGCAGGTATGGATAAAGTAATTATGAAGCAATTATTTGAAATTGCGGGTTTACCACAAGTGCCATATACGTACTTCATTCGCAGTGAATGGGCTAACGAACAAGAAGCTATTTTAACACGCTGTGAAGAAAAATTAACTTGGCCAATGTTTGTAAAGCCTGCCAATTTAGGTTCAAGTGTTGGCATTAGTAAGGCTTCAAATCGTCAAGAGCTAATTAAAGCGATCGAAGTGGCTTTACAATTCGACCGTAAAATTGTAGTAGAGCAAGGAATTGTAGCTCGTGAAATTGAATTGGCTGTATTGGGCAATGATTTTCCAGAAGTCTCAGTGCCAGGTGAAATTAAGCCTATGACTGAATTTTATGATTATGATTCGAAATATAAGGATGGCTCAACAGCGCTCATTATTCCTGCAGAGCTTCCTACAGAAGTTGTAACAAGCTTAAAAGAACATGCAAAAAGCGCGTTTAAAATTTTAGATGGAAGCGGTTTAGTACGTGCTGACTTCTTTGTTACAGCAGATCATGATATTTATATTAATGAAGTAAATACAATGCCAGGTTTTACACCTGTTAGTATGTATCCACTTCTTTGGCAACACACAAATGTAAGCTATCCAGAGCTTATTAATCGTCTGATTGCGCTTGCACTTGAGCGTTATGAAGAAAAACAACAGCTTCACTATAAAAAAGACTGA
- the alr gene encoding alanine racemase, with product METQQHFRPTKAIVDLQAIQQNIKNLKELLQPNVQIIAVVKANAYGHGDIAVAQAALEAGATMLAVATPDEALHIRAHFEEPDILILGASPVAFAPYAAQQRISLTVFSSEWIQQASTFITGEVNPLQLHIKVDSGMGRIGVRTEKELLEVYHTINSTYNVELDGIFTHFATADEKDTAYFDSQVQLFEKLISTLPEKPRLVHASNTATALVKDHHLHYDAVRYGISMYGLAPSTYVGEILPFPLKPAFSLESELVHVKQLKAGDSVGYGATFIAQTDMWIGTIPVGYADGVIRKLAGQDVLIDGQRMPIVGRICMDQCMVALPKAYAIGKKVTLIGRQGQEVISMDEWATRLETINYEVPCIITARVPRVYI from the coding sequence ATGGAGACACAGCAGCATTTTAGACCAACGAAAGCAATTGTAGATTTACAAGCAATTCAGCAAAATATAAAAAATTTAAAAGAACTACTTCAACCAAATGTACAAATTATCGCAGTCGTAAAAGCCAATGCATATGGACATGGGGATATAGCAGTTGCACAAGCTGCTTTGGAAGCTGGCGCAACGATGCTTGCAGTGGCTACACCAGACGAAGCATTACATATTCGGGCACATTTCGAAGAACCAGACATACTAATATTAGGAGCATCACCAGTAGCGTTTGCACCTTATGCAGCGCAACAGCGTATTTCACTTACAGTATTTTCTAGTGAATGGATACAGCAAGCTTCAACGTTCATAACTGGTGAAGTAAACCCTTTACAACTACATATAAAGGTTGATAGCGGGATGGGGCGAATTGGGGTTCGCACAGAGAAAGAATTGTTAGAGGTATATCATACGATCAATTCAACATACAATGTAGAATTGGATGGCATTTTTACTCATTTTGCAACTGCCGATGAGAAGGATACAGCCTATTTCGATAGTCAGGTACAATTATTTGAAAAGCTTATTTCTACATTGCCTGAAAAACCTAGACTAGTACATGCATCCAATACAGCAACGGCATTAGTGAAAGATCATCATTTACACTATGACGCTGTACGTTATGGCATCTCAATGTATGGGCTAGCGCCATCTACTTACGTAGGAGAAATTTTACCATTTCCATTGAAACCTGCCTTTTCACTTGAGAGTGAACTTGTGCATGTCAAACAGTTAAAAGCTGGTGATTCAGTAGGTTACGGAGCAACATTTATTGCACAGACAGATATGTGGATTGGAACGATTCCGGTAGGCTATGCGGATGGGGTTATTCGTAAGTTAGCTGGACAAGATGTACTTATAGACGGACAAAGAATGCCGATAGTCGGACGAATTTGTATGGACCAATGTATGGTTGCTCTACCAAAAGCATATGCTATAGGTAAGAAAGTGACGCTTATTGGTCGTCAAGGGCAAGAAGTTATTTCAATGGATGAATGGGCAACAAGACTTGAAACTATTAATTATGAAGTACCATGCATTATTACAGCCAGAGTTCCTCGAGTATACATTTAA
- a CDS encoding rhomboid family intramembrane serine protease — MFSRTENFKQYTSYYPVVSTLIAVNLILYVLTLVPVIGELLWNYGIQVNFLVQSGEWWRVFSAMFLHANFMHVLFNMFSLFLFGPELEKIAGKARFITIYLLSGIVGNMATFMLNDGSYASLGASGAIFGIFGAFGALVYYTRRTMPMLRKLILPIIVISVIMTFLQSNVNVYAHLGGLVTGFILGLIYLHPKRILSWRKQKMAGK, encoded by the coding sequence ATGTTTAGTAGAACAGAAAATTTCAAGCAATATACAAGTTATTACCCTGTCGTTTCAACATTAATAGCAGTGAATCTAATTCTTTATGTATTAACACTTGTTCCTGTTATAGGGGAACTTCTGTGGAACTATGGGATTCAGGTCAATTTCCTCGTACAAAGCGGTGAATGGTGGCGAGTTTTCTCAGCAATGTTTTTGCATGCAAACTTTATGCATGTGCTCTTTAATATGTTCTCCCTGTTTTTATTTGGGCCAGAACTTGAGAAAATTGCAGGTAAAGCACGTTTCATTACGATTTATTTATTATCTGGTATCGTAGGTAACATGGCAACCTTTATGCTTAATGACGGAAGTTATGCTAGCCTTGGCGCAAGTGGTGCAATTTTCGGGATTTTTGGAGCGTTCGGTGCTCTTGTATACTATACACGTCGCACAATGCCAATGCTTCGTAAGCTTATATTGCCGATTATCGTCATCAGTGTCATCATGACTTTCTTACAGTCTAATGTAAATGTTTATGCACATTTAGGTGGTTTAGTGACAGGATTCATTCTCGGTCTTATTTACTTACATCCCAAAAGAATTTTAAGCTGGCGCAAGCAAAAAATGGCTGGCAAATAG
- a CDS encoding LolA family protein, giving the protein MGNRLVTWLVLICAILLLSACGTASQEKVLKKVNGKWSETNGYELDAKMEIKSGGEPRTYDVTVWHTKPDFYRVEVVESGKDVSQMIVRNADGVFVVTPTLNKMYKFQSDWPKKNSQAYLIGALAEDLAEDKNLVMKEEDKAYIFEAATRNSYKNSMPHQVITVDKKTMLPTSVVIMNDVKEEQIRITFNNIKLGVQHAAKEYAVEQFTESDDSKGEQAAPTNKDGKDATKDEKDAKGEKDAKGENGEKEAVGAEVEYEEFQTHYPVVNFENTKMTDEKAIREGGMDRVILTFEGDKAFTVMQQPVMKETSMLPVTSPGDPVDLGFTIGAITDTSISWEKDGVAFFVASSKLTREEMVEVAASMTISSMK; this is encoded by the coding sequence GTGGGCAACCGTTTAGTTACTTGGCTCGTCTTAATTTGTGCGATATTACTTCTGTCGGCGTGTGGTACAGCCTCACAGGAAAAAGTGTTAAAGAAAGTTAATGGTAAATGGTCAGAGACGAATGGTTATGAGTTAGACGCTAAGATGGAGATTAAATCAGGTGGAGAACCTAGAACATATGATGTTACGGTATGGCATACTAAACCTGATTTCTATCGAGTGGAAGTAGTTGAAAGTGGGAAAGATGTTTCGCAAATGATTGTGCGTAATGCAGATGGAGTTTTTGTTGTAACACCAACATTAAACAAAATGTATAAGTTCCAAAGTGATTGGCCAAAGAAAAATAGTCAGGCATATTTAATCGGAGCACTAGCAGAAGATTTAGCAGAAGATAAAAATTTAGTCATGAAAGAAGAGGACAAAGCATATATATTTGAAGCGGCTACTAGAAATAGCTATAAAAATAGTATGCCTCACCAAGTCATTACAGTTGATAAGAAAACTATGCTCCCTACATCAGTAGTCATTATGAATGATGTCAAGGAAGAGCAAATCCGTATCACTTTTAATAATATTAAATTAGGTGTACAACATGCTGCAAAAGAGTATGCTGTTGAGCAATTTACTGAATCAGATGATTCAAAAGGCGAACAAGCTGCACCTACAAATAAAGACGGAAAAGATGCTACTAAAGATGAAAAAGATGCTAAAGGTGAAAAAGATGCTAAAGGTGAAAATGGTGAAAAAGAAGCAGTCGGTGCAGAGGTTGAGTATGAAGAATTCCAAACGCATTATCCAGTTGTGAATTTCGAGAACACTAAAATGACAGATGAGAAAGCTATTCGCGAGGGTGGCATGGATCGTGTTATTTTAACGTTTGAAGGTGATAAAGCGTTTACGGTTATGCAACAACCAGTTATGAAAGAAACGTCTATGTTACCAGTTACTTCACCTGGCGATCCTGTAGACTTAGGATTTACAATCGGAGCTATTACCGATACGTCTATAAGCTGGGAAAAAGATGGAGTTGCATTCTTTGTAGCTTCTAGTAAATTAACCCGTGAAGAAATGGTGGAAGTTGCTGCTTCCATGACGATAAGCAGTATGAAATAA
- a CDS encoding alpha/beta hydrolase: MAIGVLCLHGFSGGAYEVEPFTTYLRANTDWLIETPTLSGHGEDLNMKGFTAMHWLMDAELAFRALAKKVDEIIVVGFSMGGIIALYLAKRYKVKKLVLLSAAAKYVSPKQLVKDFKMLATEAYHRNLSNNELYLRYRHKFNNVPLSATIEFMKLVQKVAPYYQDIKVPVYIIQGKLDGIVPYHTARFLFDQLASINKKLYFSDNGKHHICYCEDCFDWFAKVLAFLKEQ; encoded by the coding sequence ATGGCAATAGGTGTTTTATGTTTACATGGATTTTCAGGTGGCGCTTACGAGGTAGAGCCGTTTACAACTTATTTACGTGCTAATACAGATTGGTTAATTGAGACTCCGACTTTATCAGGACATGGGGAAGATTTAAACATGAAAGGTTTTACAGCAATGCATTGGTTAATGGATGCGGAGCTGGCTTTTCGAGCGCTTGCCAAAAAGGTTGATGAAATCATTGTCGTTGGCTTTTCAATGGGCGGGATTATCGCGCTATACTTAGCAAAGCGTTATAAAGTAAAGAAGCTCGTACTGCTTAGTGCGGCAGCTAAATATGTAAGTCCTAAGCAACTTGTAAAGGATTTTAAAATGCTAGCGACTGAGGCATATCATCGAAACCTTTCTAATAATGAGCTGTATTTGAGATATCGCCATAAGTTTAATAATGTGCCATTATCAGCAACAATTGAATTCATGAAACTCGTTCAAAAGGTTGCGCCGTATTACCAAGATATCAAAGTGCCAGTTTATATTATTCAAGGAAAATTAGATGGTATTGTGCCGTATCATACCGCCCGATTTTTATTTGATCAACTAGCCTCAATAAATAAAAAGTTGTATTTTTCTGACAATGGCAAACATCATATATGTTATTGTGAAGATTGTTTTGACTGGTTTGCGAAGGTTTTAGCGTTTTTAAAGGAGCAATAA
- a CDS encoding GNAT family N-acetyltransferase yields MFKYSINEHTYLKMLDLSDVDELFALTDRSRETLREWLPFVDNVKTVKDTEQFVRNAMQQYADNNGIQAGIYYDGKLAGVIGYHQVNWQHKWTSIGYWLGSDFVGKGLVTNSMRAFIDFAFDYLKLNRIEVRVAVGNIRSRTIPKVLGFNEEGRLRDAEWLYDHHVDQVVYGITAAEWKKIKMAKEANVVL; encoded by the coding sequence ATGTTTAAATACAGCATAAATGAACACACATATTTAAAAATGTTGGATTTAAGTGATGTAGATGAATTATTTGCGCTAACGGATCGTTCGAGAGAGACTTTACGTGAGTGGTTACCCTTTGTAGACAATGTGAAGACGGTCAAGGATACGGAACAATTTGTACGAAATGCGATGCAACAATATGCCGATAATAATGGAATACAGGCTGGAATTTATTATGATGGTAAGCTAGCGGGAGTTATTGGTTATCATCAAGTGAATTGGCAACATAAATGGACGAGCATTGGCTATTGGCTTGGAAGTGATTTTGTTGGCAAGGGGCTTGTGACAAATTCTATGAGGGCATTCATCGATTTTGCTTTTGACTATTTAAAGTTAAATCGCATTGAGGTACGTGTTGCAGTAGGAAATATTCGTAGTCGTACAATTCCAAAAGTGTTAGGTTTTAATGAAGAAGGACGATTAAGAGATGCTGAATGGTTGTACGATCATCATGTGGATCAAGTTGTATATGGGATAACCGCGGCAGAATGGAAAAAAATAAAAATGGCTAAAGAGGCTAATGTTGTACTATAA